In Streptomyces longhuiensis, the following proteins share a genomic window:
- the rimO gene encoding 30S ribosomal protein S12 methylthiotransferase RimO, whose translation MPERRTVALVTLGCARNEVDSEELAGRLEADGWELVEDAEAADVAVVNTCGFVEAAKKDSVDALLEANDLKGHGRTQAVVAVGCMAERYGKDLAEALPEADGVLGFDDYADISDRLQTILNGGIHASHTPRDRRKLLPISPAERQDAGAEVALPGHAPVDLPEGLAPASGPRAPLRRRLGSNPVASVKLASGCDRRCSFCAIPSFRGSFISRRPSDVLGETRWLAEQGVKEVMLVSENNTSYGKDLGDIRLLETLLPELAAVDGIERVRVSYLQPAEMRPGLIDVLTGTDKVVPYFDLSFQHSAPAVLRSMRRFGDTDRFLDLLSTIRDRAPQAGVRSNFIVGFPGESEADLAELERFLTGARLDAIGVFGYSDEEGTEAATYEHKLDEDVVAERLARVSRLAEELVSQRADERVGEAVHVLVESIDDEDGAVGRGEHQAPETDGQVLLTSSEGLSVGRIVEAKVIGTQGVDLVAEPLECSEEAGR comes from the coding sequence ATGCCCGAACGCCGTACCGTCGCCCTTGTCACTCTTGGCTGCGCCCGTAACGAGGTGGACTCGGAGGAGCTCGCAGGCCGCTTGGAGGCGGACGGCTGGGAGCTCGTCGAGGACGCCGAGGCCGCAGACGTCGCTGTCGTCAACACCTGTGGCTTCGTCGAAGCCGCCAAGAAGGACTCCGTCGACGCCCTTCTCGAAGCCAATGACCTCAAGGGCCATGGCAGAACCCAGGCCGTCGTGGCCGTCGGCTGCATGGCCGAGCGCTACGGCAAGGATCTGGCGGAAGCCCTCCCCGAGGCCGACGGCGTGCTCGGCTTCGACGACTACGCCGACATCTCCGACCGGCTCCAGACCATCCTCAACGGCGGCATCCACGCCTCGCACACCCCGCGCGACCGGCGCAAGCTGCTGCCGATCAGCCCTGCCGAGCGGCAGGACGCGGGCGCCGAGGTGGCGCTCCCCGGACACGCCCCCGTGGACCTGCCCGAGGGTCTCGCGCCCGCGTCCGGCCCCCGTGCCCCGCTGCGCCGCCGCCTCGGATCCAACCCCGTCGCCTCGGTGAAGCTGGCGTCCGGCTGCGACCGCCGCTGCTCGTTCTGCGCCATCCCGTCCTTCCGCGGCTCCTTCATCTCGCGCCGGCCCAGCGACGTCCTCGGTGAGACGCGCTGGCTCGCCGAGCAGGGCGTCAAGGAGGTCATGCTCGTCTCGGAGAACAACACCTCGTACGGCAAGGACCTCGGCGACATCCGACTCCTGGAGACGCTGCTGCCCGAGCTGGCCGCCGTCGACGGGATCGAGCGGGTGCGCGTCAGCTATCTGCAGCCCGCCGAGATGCGCCCCGGCCTCATCGACGTCCTCACGGGCACCGACAAGGTCGTTCCCTACTTCGATCTCTCGTTCCAGCACTCGGCGCCCGCCGTGCTGCGGTCCATGCGGCGCTTCGGTGACACCGACCGCTTCCTCGATCTGCTCTCCACGATCCGCGACAGGGCGCCGCAGGCCGGTGTCCGGTCGAACTTCATCGTCGGCTTCCCCGGCGAGAGCGAGGCCGACCTGGCCGAGCTGGAGCGATTCCTCACCGGCGCCCGTCTCGACGCGATCGGCGTCTTCGGCTACTCCGACGAGGAGGGCACGGAAGCGGCGACGTACGAGCACAAGCTCGACGAGGACGTCGTCGCCGAGCGCCTCGCGCGGGTGTCGCGGCTCGCCGAGGAGCTGGTCTCGCAGCGCGCGGACGAGCGCGTCGGCGAGGCGGTTCACGTGCTCGTCGAGTCCATCGACGACGAGGACGGTGCCGTCGGGCGCGGAGAGCACCAGGCTCCCGAGACGGACGGACAGGTGCTGCTCACCAGCAGCGAGGGCCTCAGCGTGGGTCGTATCGTCGAGGCAAAGGTGATCGGCACCCAGGGCGTCGACCTGGTCGCCGAGCCGCTCGAGTGTTCTGAGGAGGCGGGCAGATGA
- the pgsA gene encoding CDP-diacylglycerol--glycerol-3-phosphate 3-phosphatidyltransferase gives MTGVPASATGGSGRPAPGGKLGAAAVNQASLWNIANILTMLRLVLVPGFVALLLADGGYDPVWRAWAWAAFAVAMITDVFDGHLARTYNLVTDFGKIADPIADKAIMGAALICLSSLGDLPWWVTGVILGRELGITLLRFWVIRYGVIPASRGGKMKTLAQGTAVGMYVLALTGPLATFRFWVMAVAVALTVLTGLDYVKQAVVLRRQGMAAERAARDEREAAAEQ, from the coding sequence ATGACCGGAGTCCCGGCATCCGCTACGGGCGGTTCCGGTAGGCCGGCGCCCGGCGGCAAGTTGGGCGCTGCGGCCGTCAACCAGGCCAGCCTGTGGAACATCGCGAACATCCTGACCATGCTCCGGCTCGTCCTCGTGCCGGGCTTCGTGGCGCTCTTGCTCGCCGATGGCGGCTACGACCCCGTCTGGCGCGCGTGGGCCTGGGCGGCCTTCGCCGTCGCCATGATCACGGACGTCTTCGACGGACATCTGGCGCGCACGTACAACCTGGTCACGGACTTCGGGAAGATCGCCGACCCCATCGCCGACAAGGCGATCATGGGGGCGGCGCTCATCTGTCTCTCGAGCCTCGGCGACCTGCCCTGGTGGGTGACCGGAGTGATCCTCGGGCGTGAGCTCGGGATCACCCTGCTGCGCTTCTGGGTCATCCGGTACGGGGTGATCCCGGCCAGCCGCGGCGGCAAGATGAAGACCCTCGCGCAGGGCACGGCGGTCGGGATGTACGTGCTGGCGCTGACCGGGCCGCTGGCCACCTTCCGCTTCTGGGTGATGGCGGTGGCGGTCGCGCTGACCGTGCTCACCGGCCTCGACTACGTGAAGCAGGCCGTGGTGCTGCGCCGGCAGGGCATGGCGGCCGAGCGTGCCGCCCGCGACGAACGTGAGGCGGCGGCGGAGCAGTGA
- a CDS encoding CinA family protein yields the protein MTSGAVGGGGADGLATAAVVLRLLAERGETLAVAESLTGGLVAADITSVPGASRVFRGSVTSYATELKRDVLGVDGTLLAERGAVDPEVALQMATGVRRVLGADWGIATTGVAGPDEQDGQPVGTVFVAVAGPGDSTAFEAGSGGADAGAGAGVERSGAHAGSFARSRKVAALRLNGDRSEIRMESVRSVLELLLEQVLSERAENERAQDTEQNGGF from the coding sequence GTGACGTCCGGGGCGGTCGGCGGTGGCGGGGCGGACGGCCTCGCCACCGCCGCCGTGGTGCTCCGGCTGCTCGCCGAGCGCGGCGAGACCCTCGCGGTCGCCGAGTCGCTCACCGGCGGCCTCGTGGCCGCCGACATCACCTCGGTGCCGGGCGCCTCGCGCGTCTTCCGCGGATCCGTGACCTCGTACGCGACCGAGCTGAAACGAGACGTCCTGGGCGTCGACGGCACTCTCCTGGCCGAGCGTGGGGCGGTGGATCCCGAGGTCGCCCTGCAGATGGCGACCGGGGTGCGCAGGGTCCTCGGCGCGGACTGGGGGATCGCGACCACTGGCGTCGCCGGGCCCGACGAGCAGGACGGGCAGCCGGTGGGGACGGTCTTCGTGGCCGTCGCCGGTCCGGGGGATTCCACGGCGTTCGAGGCGGGTTCCGGAGGGGCTGACGCGGGAGCCGGCGCCGGGGTTGAGCGGTCCGGGGCTCATGCGGGCAGTTTCGCTCGTAGCCGGAAAGTAGCCGCGTTGCGGTTGAACGGCGACCGTTCGGAAATCCGTATGGAGAGTGTACGGAGTGTGCTTGAGCTGCTCCTTGAGCAGGTCTTGAGCGAACGCGCAGAGAATGAGCGGGCACAGGATACGGAACAGAACGGGGGGTTTTGA
- a CDS encoding helix-turn-helix domain-containing protein, which translates to MILLRRLLGDVLRRQRQRQGRTLREVSSSARVSLGYLSEVERGQKEASSELLSAICDALDVRMSELMREVSDELALAELAESAAATDPVPAPVRPRLNSVSVAGVPPERVTIKAPAEAVDVVAA; encoded by the coding sequence ATGATTCTGCTCCGTCGCCTGCTGGGTGACGTGCTGCGTCGGCAGCGCCAGCGCCAGGGCCGTACTCTGCGCGAAGTCTCCTCGTCCGCCCGAGTCTCGCTCGGCTATCTCTCCGAGGTGGAGCGGGGGCAGAAGGAGGCATCCTCCGAGCTGCTGTCCGCTATTTGCGACGCGCTTGACGTACGGATGTCCGAGCTCATGCGCGAGGTGAGCGACGAGCTCGCTCTCGCCGAGCTGGCCGAGTCGGCAGCGGCTACTGATCCGGTGCCCGCACCGGTTCGCCCGCGGCTCAATTCTGTCTCCGTGGCCGGTGTCCCACCGGAACGGGTGACCATCAAGGCGCCTGCGGAAGCGGTGGACGTCGTCGCTGCGTGA
- a CDS encoding SDR family NAD(P)-dependent oxidoreductase: MPVTAYDLTGRTAFVTGAASGIGRASALLLADAGATVHCADRDAQGLHETATLIKARGGTARTHPLDVADRTQLAEAVAAAVDATGRLDVMAAIAGVMHSSPVLETRDEDLDRVLGINFKGVLYACQEAARAMIATGTHGSIVTMASGAVDTGGPGLLCYGVSKAAVVQLTKTLATEVGPQGIRVNAVAPGWIRTPMTGRHDASEQSHTEALMVRMSPLGRVGEADDIAHAVLHLASDASSFTTGQILRPNGGVAMPW, translated from the coding sequence ATGCCCGTCACCGCGTACGACCTCACCGGACGCACCGCATTCGTCACCGGCGCCGCGAGCGGCATCGGACGCGCCTCCGCCCTGCTCCTGGCCGACGCCGGAGCCACCGTGCACTGCGCCGACCGCGACGCGCAGGGCCTGCACGAGACGGCGACGCTGATCAAGGCAAGGGGAGGCACGGCCCGTACACACCCCCTCGACGTCGCGGACCGCACCCAGCTCGCCGAGGCGGTGGCGGCGGCCGTCGACGCGACGGGCCGCCTCGACGTCATGGCCGCGATCGCCGGGGTCATGCACAGCAGCCCCGTCCTGGAGACCCGCGACGAGGACCTCGACCGCGTCCTCGGCATCAATTTCAAGGGCGTGCTGTACGCCTGCCAGGAGGCCGCCCGCGCCATGATCGCGACGGGCACACACGGCAGCATCGTCACGATGGCGTCGGGGGCCGTGGACACCGGCGGCCCCGGACTGCTCTGCTACGGCGTCTCGAAGGCCGCCGTCGTCCAGCTGACGAAGACCCTGGCGACCGAGGTCGGCCCGCAGGGCATCCGCGTCAACGCGGTCGCGCCCGGCTGGATCCGTACGCCCATGACCGGCCGGCACGACGCGTCGGAGCAGTCGCACACCGAGGCCCTGATGGTCCGGATGTCCCCCCTGGGCCGCGTGGGCGAGGCGGACGACATCGCGCACGCCGTCCTGCACCTGGCATCGGACGCGTCATCGTTCACGACGGGCCAGATCCTCCGCCCGAACGGCGGCGTCGCCATGCCCTGGTGA
- a CDS encoding Fpg/Nei family DNA glycosylase produces the protein MPEGDTVLQTARRLHTALAGQVLIRSDLRVPRFATADLTGRTVLDVTPRGKHLLTRIEGGLTLHSHLRMDGSWKVYAPGERWTGGPGHQIRAVLGNATRTAVGYRLPVLELLRTADENKVVGHLGPDLLGPDWDAVTALRNLLRDPARPLGEALLDQRNLAGIGNVYKSELCFLLQVTPWLPVGDLPDTTAARLPELAKKLLEANRDRPARVTTGSGRPGQRLYVYGRAPRPCLRCRTPIRVADQGDGSRERPTYWCPSCQHGPTPRPYVKQPPPTR, from the coding sequence ATGCCCGAAGGAGACACCGTCCTGCAGACCGCGCGGCGTCTGCACACCGCCCTCGCGGGCCAGGTGCTCATCCGCTCCGACCTGCGCGTCCCCCGCTTCGCCACGGCCGACCTGACCGGCCGCACCGTCTTGGACGTCACCCCGCGTGGCAAGCACCTGCTCACCCGCATCGAGGGCGGCCTCACCCTGCACTCGCACCTCCGCATGGACGGGTCCTGGAAGGTGTACGCACCGGGCGAGCGGTGGACCGGTGGCCCCGGCCACCAGATCCGCGCGGTCCTCGGCAACGCCACCCGCACCGCCGTGGGCTACCGCCTCCCCGTCCTCGAACTCCTGCGCACGGCCGACGAGAACAAGGTGGTCGGTCACCTCGGACCCGACCTGCTCGGCCCGGACTGGGACGCCGTCACCGCCCTCCGCAACCTCCTCCGCGACCCGGCCCGCCCCCTTGGCGAGGCGCTCCTCGACCAGCGCAATCTCGCGGGCATCGGCAACGTCTACAAGTCCGAACTGTGCTTCCTCCTCCAGGTCACCCCCTGGCTGCCTGTCGGCGACCTCCCCGACACCACCGCCGCCCGCCTCCCCGAGCTCGCCAAGAAGCTCCTCGAAGCCAATCGCGACCGCCCCGCGCGCGTCACCACCGGCAGCGGCCGCCCCGGCCAGCGGCTCTACGTCTACGGACGGGCGCCCCGCCCCTGCCTGCGCTGCCGCACCCCGATCCGCGTGGCGGACCAGGGCGACGGCTCCCGCGAACGACCCACCTACTGGTGCCCCTCCTGCCAACACGGCCCGACCCCGCGCCCGTACGTCAAGCAGCCCCCGCCCACCAGATGA
- a CDS encoding ATP-dependent helicase yields the protein MVRSARSPLDGFSPATRSWFTGAFSAPTSAQAGAWQAIDEGSDVLVVAPTGSGKTLAAFLAALDQLASTPPPADPKKRCRVLYVSPLKALAVDVERNLRSPLTGIRQESVRLGLPEPELKVGIRSGDTPPAERRALSTRPPDILITTPESLFLMLTSAARDALTGIETVILDEVHAVAGTKRGAHLALSLERLDELLPRPARRIGLSATVRPVDEVARYLSPQRKVEIVQPRSGKEFDLSVVVPVEDLGELGGSPVADSDQAAERPSIWPHVEERIADLVQSHRSTIVFANSRRLAERLCNRLNEIAYERATGEALPEDHAPAELMGGSGAANGAPAVIARAHHGSVSKEQRALVEEDLKAGRLPAVVATSSLELGIDMGAVDLVVQVESPPSVASGLQRVGRAGHQVGAVSTGVVFPKYRGDLVQAAVVTERMRTGSIESLRIPANPLDVLAQQLVAITALDTWQVDDLLALVRRAAPFASLPESAFTGVLDMLAGRYPSDAFAELRPRVVWDRIAGTITGRPGAQRLAVTSGGTIPDRGLFGVFLAGSDPKKGGGRVGELDEEMVYESRVGDVFTLGTSSWRIEDITRDRVLVSPAPGVPGRLPFWKGDQLGRPLELGRAVGAFLREVGSLSPEDARLRLLTAGLDAWAADNVLAYLSEQREACGHIPDDRTIVVERFRDELGDWRVVVHSPFGAQVHAPWALALGARLGEKYGMDAQVMHADDGIVLRLPDADLMSLDLLDQEPSRAGSEYDADQAPLGAADVAFDKGDVSQIVTDQVGGSALFAARFRECAARALLLPRRNPGKRTPLWQQRQRASQLLQVASEFGSFPIVLEAVRECLQDVFDVPGLAELMGDIESRKVRLVEVTTPEASPFARSLLFGYVAQFLYEGDSPLAERRAAALSLDSRLLAELLGQAELRELLDADVLAELEQELQWRTDDRRIKDVEGVADLLRVLGPLTDAELAERGAEPGWAPELASARRAIRVRIAGADHWAAIEDAGRLRDALGTALPVGVPEAFTEPVKDPLGDLLARYARTHGPFTSASAATRFGLGAAVTDGALQRLAANGRVVQGEFHPAGIGQEWCDATVLRRLRRRSLAALRHELEPVPPAALAQFLPQWQHLGGHGLRGVDGLVRAVEQLQGASVPASALEKLVLPSRVSGYAPAMLDELTSSGEVVWAGAGSLPGKDGWVSLYLADTAPLLLPAPHPLELTALHQSVLDTLSGGYGLFFRQIADQVRATTHPESTDPQLADALWDLAWSGRLTNDTLAPMRSLLGSGRTAGSTAHRARRAIPRGRYGGLTAAARTASRSGPPTVAGRWSLLPTVDPDPTVRAHALARTLLDRHGVVTRGAVAAEGVEGGFSAVYRILSAFEESGQARRGYVVEGLGAAQFAMDGAVDRLRAAANARDRGDAPPDPYAGPPANPATDPSAAWDPSWPSATGPQAVPGFPPDLPPSAVPDFPPDFAEHDAWPASGHPSPGPGPGYSPGAGRAPSGRKAASRAVVLAAADPANAYGAALPWPDSPTGAGHKPGRKAGSLVVLVDGELTLYMERGGKTLLAWPASEGDAGALTAVDVAEDSRLPAAAEALADAAKAGSLGTITVERINGSAALTSPFSSLLEAAGFHATPRGLRLRA from the coding sequence ATGGTCAGGTCCGCACGCAGCCCGCTCGACGGTTTCTCCCCCGCGACCCGCAGTTGGTTCACGGGGGCGTTCTCCGCGCCCACGTCCGCGCAGGCCGGGGCGTGGCAGGCCATCGACGAGGGCTCGGACGTGCTGGTCGTCGCACCGACGGGTTCCGGCAAGACCCTGGCCGCGTTCCTGGCCGCCCTGGACCAGCTGGCGTCGACGCCGCCACCGGCCGACCCGAAGAAGCGCTGCCGCGTCCTGTACGTCTCGCCCCTCAAGGCCCTCGCGGTCGACGTGGAGCGCAATCTGCGCAGCCCGCTGACCGGTATCCGGCAGGAGTCGGTGCGCCTGGGACTGCCCGAGCCCGAGTTGAAGGTCGGCATTCGCTCCGGGGACACTCCCCCGGCCGAGCGCCGCGCCCTGTCGACCCGGCCGCCGGACATCTTGATCACGACGCCCGAGTCGCTGTTCCTGATGCTCACGTCCGCCGCGCGTGACGCGCTCACGGGTATCGAGACGGTGATTCTCGACGAGGTGCACGCGGTCGCGGGCACCAAGCGCGGCGCCCATCTCGCGCTGTCCCTGGAGCGGCTCGACGAGCTGCTGCCCCGGCCCGCCCGCCGGATCGGCCTGTCGGCGACGGTCCGTCCTGTCGACGAGGTGGCGCGCTATCTGTCGCCGCAGCGCAAGGTGGAGATCGTCCAGCCGCGCTCCGGCAAGGAGTTCGACCTCTCGGTGGTCGTCCCCGTGGAGGACCTGGGCGAGCTCGGCGGCTCGCCCGTCGCCGACTCCGATCAGGCGGCGGAGCGGCCGTCCATCTGGCCGCACGTCGAGGAGCGCATCGCCGACCTGGTCCAGTCGCACCGCTCGACGATCGTCTTCGCCAACTCCCGCCGCCTGGCCGAGCGCCTGTGCAACCGGCTGAACGAGATCGCGTACGAGCGGGCGACGGGCGAGGCCCTCCCCGAGGACCACGCACCGGCCGAGCTGATGGGCGGCTCGGGCGCGGCGAACGGAGCGCCGGCGGTCATCGCCCGCGCCCACCACGGATCGGTCTCCAAGGAGCAGCGCGCCCTCGTCGAGGAGGACCTGAAGGCGGGCCGGCTGCCCGCCGTGGTCGCCACGTCCAGCCTCGAGCTGGGCATCGACATGGGCGCGGTGGACCTCGTCGTCCAAGTCGAGTCCCCGCCGTCCGTGGCGTCCGGCCTCCAGCGCGTGGGCCGCGCGGGACACCAGGTGGGCGCGGTCTCCACAGGCGTCGTCTTCCCGAAGTACCGGGGCGACCTCGTCCAGGCGGCGGTGGTCACCGAGCGGATGCGCACGGGCTCCATCGAGTCCCTCCGCATCCCCGCCAACCCCCTGGACGTGCTGGCCCAGCAGCTCGTCGCGATCACGGCGCTCGACACGTGGCAGGTGGACGACCTGCTCGCGCTCGTCCGCCGCGCGGCCCCCTTCGCATCGCTGCCGGAGTCCGCGTTCACCGGCGTCCTCGACATGCTCGCCGGGCGCTATCCCTCCGACGCGTTCGCCGAGCTGCGTCCACGCGTGGTGTGGGACCGCATCGCAGGCACGATCACCGGACGCCCCGGTGCACAGCGCCTCGCCGTCACCTCCGGGGGCACGATCCCGGACCGCGGCCTCTTCGGGGTGTTCCTCGCCGGATCCGACCCCAAGAAGGGCGGTGGCCGGGTGGGCGAGCTCGACGAGGAGATGGTCTACGAGTCCCGGGTGGGCGACGTGTTCACCCTCGGTACGAGTTCCTGGCGCATCGAGGACATCACGCGCGACCGCGTACTGGTCTCCCCGGCGCCCGGCGTCCCGGGCCGACTCCCGTTCTGGAAGGGCGACCAGCTCGGCCGGCCGCTCGAACTGGGCCGCGCGGTGGGCGCGTTCCTGCGCGAGGTCGGCTCCCTGTCCCCGGAGGACGCCCGGCTCCGGCTGCTCACGGCGGGCCTCGACGCGTGGGCCGCGGACAACGTCCTGGCGTATCTGTCCGAGCAGCGCGAGGCCTGCGGCCACATCCCGGACGACCGCACCATCGTGGTCGAGCGATTCCGTGACGAGCTGGGCGACTGGCGGGTCGTCGTGCACTCCCCCTTCGGCGCGCAGGTGCACGCTCCTTGGGCGCTCGCCCTCGGGGCCAGGCTCGGCGAGAAGTACGGCATGGACGCCCAGGTCATGCATGCCGACGACGGCATCGTGCTGCGCCTTCCCGATGCCGATCTCATGAGCCTCGACCTCCTGGACCAGGAGCCCTCCAGGGCCGGTTCGGAGTACGACGCCGACCAGGCCCCCCTAGGGGCCGCCGACGTCGCCTTCGACAAGGGCGACGTCAGCCAGATCGTCACCGACCAGGTCGGCGGCTCGGCGCTGTTCGCCGCCCGCTTCCGCGAATGCGCGGCCCGCGCCCTGCTGCTGCCCCGCCGCAACCCCGGCAAGCGCACCCCCCTGTGGCAGCAGCGGCAGCGCGCCTCCCAACTCCTCCAGGTGGCAAGCGAGTTCGGCTCGTTCCCGATCGTCCTCGAAGCCGTACGGGAGTGCCTCCAGGACGTCTTCGACGTGCCCGGCCTCGCAGAGCTGATGGGTGACATCGAGTCCCGCAAGGTCCGCCTCGTCGAGGTGACCACCCCCGAGGCCTCCCCGTTCGCCCGCTCGCTCCTGTTCGGCTACGTCGCCCAGTTTCTGTACGAGGGCGACTCCCCGCTCGCCGAGCGGCGTGCCGCGGCTCTGTCGCTGGACTCGCGGCTGCTCGCCGAACTGCTCGGCCAGGCCGAGCTGCGCGAGCTCCTCGACGCGGACGTGCTCGCCGAGCTGGAGCAGGAGCTCCAGTGGCGCACCGACGACCGCCGCATCAAGGACGTCGAGGGCGTCGCCGACCTGTTGCGCGTCCTCGGGCCGCTCACGGACGCCGAGTTGGCGGAGCGGGGCGCCGAGCCGGGGTGGGCCCCGGAGCTGGCGTCCGCCCGCCGCGCCATCCGGGTCCGTATCGCGGGAGCCGACCACTGGGCGGCGATCGAGGACGCGGGCCGACTGCGGGACGCTCTCGGCACAGCGCTGCCGGTCGGCGTGCCCGAGGCCTTCACGGAGCCCGTCAAGGATCCCCTGGGCGACCTTCTCGCCCGGTACGCGCGCACACACGGCCCGTTCACCTCCGCCTCGGCCGCCACCCGCTTCGGCCTCGGCGCGGCGGTCACGGACGGCGCCCTGCAACGCCTGGCGGCGAACGGGCGCGTGGTGCAAGGCGAGTTCCATCCGGCAGGCATCGGCCAGGAGTGGTGCGACGCGACGGTCCTCCGCCGTCTGCGCCGGCGTTCGCTCGCGGCCCTGCGGCACGAGCTGGAGCCGGTACCACCGGCCGCCCTCGCCCAATTCCTGCCCCAGTGGCAGCACTTGGGCGGCCACGGACTGCGCGGTGTGGACGGTCTGGTGCGTGCGGTCGAGCAGTTGCAAGGCGCGTCCGTACCGGCGTCCGCCCTGGAGAAGCTCGTCCTGCCGTCCCGGGTCTCGGGTTACGCGCCCGCGATGCTCGACGAACTCACGTCGTCGGGCGAGGTCGTGTGGGCGGGCGCGGGTTCCCTGCCCGGCAAGGACGGCTGGGTCTCCCTGTACCTGGCCGACACGGCACCCCTCCTGCTCCCCGCGCCGCACCCGCTGGAGCTCACCGCTCTCCACCAGTCCGTCCTGGACACGCTCTCCGGTGGCTACGGCTTGTTCTTCCGTCAGATCGCCGACCAGGTCCGCGCGACGACGCACCCTGAATCCACCGATCCCCAACTGGCGGACGCGCTCTGGGATCTGGCCTGGTCCGGGCGGCTCACCAACGACACACTGGCCCCGATGCGCTCGCTCCTGGGGTCGGGCCGCACCGCGGGATCCACGGCTCATCGCGCCCGCCGCGCGATCCCGCGCGGGCGCTACGGAGGCCTCACCGCCGCCGCGCGGACCGCCTCCCGATCCGGCCCGCCGACCGTCGCGGGCCGCTGGTCGCTGCTGCCCACGGTCGACCCCGACCCGACGGTGCGCGCCCACGCCCTGGCCCGCACGCTCCTCGACCGGCACGGCGTGGTGACCCGGGGCGCCGTCGCCGCGGAGGGCGTGGAGGGCGGCTTCTCCGCGGTGTACCGCATCCTGTCCGCCTTCGAGGAGAGCGGCCAGGCTCGGCGGGGGTACGTCGTCGAGGGCCTCGGCGCCGCGCAATTCGCGATGGACGGCGCGGTGGACCGCCTGCGCGCGGCCGCGAACGCCCGCGACCGCGGCGACGCCCCGCCCGACCCCTACGCAGGCCCGCCCGCGAACCCAGCCACCGACCCGTCGGCGGCCTGGGACCCCTCATGGCCCTCGGCCACAGGACCACAGGCCGTCCCGGGCTTCCCCCCGGACCTTCCCCCGAGCGCCGTCCCGGACTTCCCCCCGGACTTCGCGGAACACGACGCCTGGCCCGCATCCGGTCACCCCAGCCCCGGACCCGGACCCGGCTACAGTCCCGGCGCCGGTCGCGCCCCGAGCGGCCGCAAAGCCGCGTCCAGAGCCGTCGTCCTGGCCGCCGCCGACCCGGCGAACGCCTATGGGGCGGCCCTGCCCTGGCCCGACTCCCCCACCGGCGCCGGACACAAGCCGGGCCGCAAGGCGGGCTCCCTGGTCGTGCTCGTCGACGGCGAGCTGACCCTCTACATGGAGCGCGGCGGCAAGACCCTGCTCGCCTGGCCGGCATCCGAAGGCGACGCCGGCGCGCTCACCGCCGTCGACGTGGCCGAGGACTCCCGGCTGCCCGCCGCGGCGGAGGCACTGGCCGACGCCGCAAAGGCAGGCTCCCTCGGCACGATCACCGTGGAGCGGATCAACGGCTCAGCCGCTCTGACCTCCCCGTTCTCGTCCCTCCTGGAAGCAGCGGGCTTCCACGCAACCCCGCGGGGCCTACGCCTGCGCGCGTAA